The Meriones unguiculatus strain TT.TT164.6M chromosome 16, Bangor_MerUng_6.1, whole genome shotgun sequence genomic sequence TTTGTCTTCAACTCCAAGACTCTCATTGTACAATCTCTTGCACCATCCCCTCTCAGATTCtcatattgtgtgtgtatgtgtgtttatcaTGTGTGTatgacatatgtgtatatatgtttgtgtgtgtttatgtattcatgaaggcaggcatgagccaccataccaCATCaagcatgtgaaggtcagaggacacctttgtggagacagttctctccttctacctttatgtaAAGTTCTGGGGctaaaactcaggtcatcagggcaaatgctttaccacagaACAAGCTCCCTAGCCcccatacttatttattttttcatcctCTTATGTAAAGGTACCCAAAACACACAAGCTTCAGAATCCACACAGTCCAATCCACCTGGAAGCCTGCCCAAGGAGAGAGCTAAGTGTTGGCAGCCCTGGGTTCTAATTGATGAGAGAAGCCAGATAGATAGAGCAAGGAGGTGGGATGGGATGGCTCTAAGCTTGTGACCAAAAGGCAAATATTATGACTCCTGAAGAGAAACTGAGCCCCGCAGGAAGGAAGCCAGTGCCAGAGAGCCATGGGTAATACTCACTTTCcctccagaagcagaaacaccactCAGCAGTTGAGACGCGACCATCTTTGTAGGTATCGCAGGAGTTGAAGAAGGGGCGGATGCAGACCTCGTATTTGTCCAGGTTGATGGCAGCCAGTTCTGTCTGGTCCAGGAAGAGGTCTCCACTGGTGTCCAGCTTAGAGAACATCCAACCAATGGAATCCTTGCAACTGGTCCCCAGGCTCTTGTCTAACCCTAGAGAGGAGACTGGAATTCAAGTATGCTCTGTTGTCTGTTCATCCATctctttacatatttctcagCCCCAGCCAGGCTTCTGTCCAGAGTCAGATTAACCTGAAGCCTAAACTTGAGgcacagaaaataaagaacagCCTTTGCCTCTACCCACCCACTTCCAGTGTTGGACCTGAACCACATAAAGCCCATTTTATAAGCCCTTCTGAGTAAGTTTCCTTGGTACTGGGGATCAGACCCAGGGCTTGCAAGCATGCTTGGCGATACTCTCCCTAGCTATATTCTCAGGCCCAGAAAACAgcgtttcttctcttttccttggctACTCCCTGGAGGCCCTAAGTTCTATCATATCATGGCTGAAACCAACCGACCTCCCTTTTTCCAGGTTCACATCTCGTTGGGGGTTCACATCATAGGCTCAGGATCTGGCAGGGGTAGGCTGGCCCTGTGACACctttctcccaatcccaaccaCCCCAGGCAAAGCATTGGTTCCCCCATGCTACCTGCAGGGCTGGCTGCACTGCTGGCTGAGCCATTCTGCTTGGAGTTCTCACGAAGGAGCTGGAACCAGTCTCGGAGCCTATCTCCCAGGTCAGCCAGGTCTTGCCCTGTGCAGGTCTCTGTAGTGCAGAACAGAACAGATTTTTGAGGATGGTTAAGGTAAAGCAGCAGACCTGGAGACTGGGCAATGTtaagggaagcagaagcaggaaggggGAAGGGCTTTCTCTCTTCTACTCTCCTACCCCCACCCCTTGTTCTTGCCCTATTTTCCTATAGGGCAGAGTCTAGCCAGGCTCCTTGTAAAGGAATACCCTCTTCTCTCCCACTTCCCCAACAcccagggaagagaaaagggatgaAACCCCAGCTTCCTGTTATAAGCTACCAGGATCCCAAACCACAATGGGTCCAATTCCTTCTCCTGTTAGGGCCAGCAGTGCCTTCCCACTCTGCAAACTATCCTACTGTCCTGAAGGGTGTCCAGGTTTCCTGACTAGGCCCAACATCCTGGGCCTAGCTATGGTTAGACACTATGGTTACCTGACTTGCCATCAGTGGTAGACGTAGTAGCCTGTTCCGTAGGACAAGGACAGGGGCCCTCACACCTCACTGCCAGCTGCTTGCTGCTCAGGCACGCCTGCTGCTCCAGCTTACACTGCAGGAGAGAGCTCAGGCTAGGTGATGGGGGGTTAGCTATAGGTCCTGCAGCCAGGGGCCCTGAGAATTTCTGTCACTCCGGAAAGAACAATCATGGGTTTTTATACTTGTTGGAGAACATCAAGGCTTGAGGTGGAAGCCAAACAGCCTGGACCTTTACTGACAGCTTCCTGCCCACAAGATACCTTGTCCTCTCATGTGGGACAcatcttctcccctcctccccatctactccttcttttttcttgtttccctcttcttcctcactcCTGTCTCTTTCTATCTTCTTTGTAAGCTCCCTGGTTCATACATGTACTCTCAGCATACTCATTGTTCATTCTCGCCTCACtttcttcccaaccccaccctgtGACCACGTCCACTCAGCAACTTCAACCTCAGCAAGGAACTCTTATATCCACATCTTATGCCAACCAAAAAGgtctccccagggctggggagatagccagtggttaaagtgcttgctggacaaacatggggacctgagtttggatcctcagaaaTCACGTCAATACCAGGTAGGCATGGGCctccatctgtaactctagcctCGGAAGGCAGAAATAGGAAATTCCTCCAGAAAAATCTGGCTACTTAAGAAAACTAGCCCTATCACTAATATCACTGGACTTTCAGTTTAACTGAGAATCCCtaattcaatgacaaaaaaagaaGTATGGAGAATGAGTTCTAACACCAACCtgacccaaaaacaaaaacaaacaaaaaatgaggtCTACTCAACTCAACCCTAGCCAAGCAGCCCCAGCTTCTTACTTCTAGAAATGTTACTAACCATTACCTATTCTTCTCTAGAACTCTTAAGTTTGCAAAATGCTCTCACAAATATCATCTGTCCTCTCAAAATTTCACAAGGTAGAAATCTGTTCCCTCCCAAGACTTCTTCCCTACATCTTCTAATGGGGTTGCAAGGGTGCTGCCCACATCACCCTCTGCTGGCTGGTGAGCAACAAGACAGGAACATAGAAGTCCTTTCTTCTCTCAGGCAACTGACCTCATGTGCTTCCTCCAGGGCTCTTAATACTTTTGTGAGACTTACCCTTACTGACTGCATTTGAATTACCTGCATTAGCTacgtttttgtgtgtgtgtgtgtgtgtcttcccagcGTTCCACCTGTCCATGGTCAGATTGCCCTGCCAGGGCTGAAGGGCTGCATTGAACACACTGACTGAACTCATCAATCCTAGGAACTCTTCAGGGTGTTGTCAGTCAGTGGTCCCTCTGTTCCCTGTGGCATTTGGGTACACCCCACCTCCACCTCACAAAGGACCAAGGCTCCTCACCACTGAGCTGTAGGTGTGGCCATCAGAGCCACAGACTGAAATGAGCTGGGCCATATGACAAGGCTTGCAGATGGAGTCTTTGCTTCCATGAAGTTTCAGAGAAGGCTGCTTGATCCTATGAGAATGGATGGGGGAAGATGTGAAGTTAGAGGTAAAAATAAGAGAGCTGGCAGAAGGTCCAGGAGACCCTTTCTGACAAGAAAGGTCCATTGGTCTACAGTAGATTACTCACCCATGCTACCCATTCTCACCAACCCCCCAACTCTCCCACTGCCGCATCAAACCCAGCTCCTAAGAATGGACAAACTGGGCAGGACATGGGCCCTCCCTTGGCCTTTTCCTAGGAGCAAAGTCAGGTCTGTTTGTAAGAGGGATCAACCACCCAGGTAGTAGCATGTTTTTCAATAGAGTTAGTTATTCATTAACATTTGCAAAATGGGAGAGGTGGCATAAAAACCTCAAATGTCAATGCCTCCTCCTCCACAGGCCTCAGAAACTACAGTCTTCAAATTTTGTGAAATCGCCACATATCAGAACAGGAGGCTCTGGTTGTGTGGTCTAACCTATCTGTCTTAGACACACAGGGCACCCAGGTCGGAGAGGAGCTGTAGTTCCCTAGGTCTCAAGAGTATTTGATAAGATGaggctgtctctgtctgtctgtctccctttctccctctccccctcctacTATCCCTGTTTCTACTTATTTATGGAAAGCCAGTTGCTATGAGGTAAGACTGAGAGTCCCCAAATGTCCCTATGGGGCCTTCTGGTGACTAGGAACTCACATCTCCAACAGCCAGGGAACAAGTGGGAACAAGGACACTCCAACCCTAGCTTTTCCTGTATTTCCACATAATTCTGAAGTTTGAGTCTTCACAAATATCATTTCCTTTATCCTCAGACATCAAtcaatccacacacacacacacacaaaaaaaaaaatctctctcaaGGCAGGATTTCATCCCTGATTCTTTTTCTCATGGAGGCCATATCTTCTTGTCCACCTAAACCCCTGCTTGCTGGTGAACATAAAGACCTCAGAGGGAGTCCTCTGTGTCATCCTCTATTACCACAGACTCTGAGCCAGACCCAACCAAACCAATAGAACCAATCCTGAAGTCCTGACCTTCTGAAACATCAGTTCTCGAGCTGTGGGTCCTGGCCCCTTTTGAGTCAAATGACCTTTTTCACAGGAGTCGCTTAAAACCAttggaaaatacagatatttacaatCATGATTCAttacagtagaaaaattacagttacaaagaagcaacaaaaataattttatggtgggggtccAGTTACCACAACAGGAGAAATTGTATTAAAGattcacagtgttaggaaggttaaGAGCTACTGCTCTGAAACAGTGTGATCATGTGTTCTTGTTCTGAGCCACTAAAGTGTGTTTTGCAACAGGAGGTGCCTAGTATGAAAGGAGGGGATCATGGAGccccacctcctgatgaaaaTAGCCCTTTCTGAGGCTCCTGGCTCCTGTTACTCACCTGTGCTCTAGTTTCTTGCGGCTGATGCACATAGCCTGCTGGTAGCCTTGGGCAATGCACACCTTGTGACGACTGCATTTCATCTTCTGGCAGGGGTCCTTGGTGGTGTCCAGGGCTGTGGGGACAGAAGGTGGGGACACTGATCACCTAGGAAGACCCAGGATCCACATCCCAACTGCATACCTCAAAGGTCCCTCTCTCCGGCAGCCCTTGGTAATATTTCAAGTCCTGTGCTCAAGGTGCCTGGCTGTTTAAAGAGCCTTACAGCAGAGCCATTTCTCTTCTGTTCTCATGGGTGTCAGTCTCCTCCCTCACACACCTGGGAGGGACAAGTTACCTTCATCTCCTTGCTGATTGTCCTCCCAGCTCTTGATGTAGTCATCCTAGGAAGGGACAGAGgagtgggagaaaggaaaggTCCTGGTTACGTCTCAGGGCTAGGGCTCAACTACtacagggaacaggatgggagaggCCTGAGCCACTATTTCTACATGGCAACGACAGCTGCCCATCCAGGCACTGCCCATAGCCTCCCCACTCTTGATATCCTAGAACTCTTTCCAGTCTCTCCCACACAGGACCTCTCCCCATCCCATACTGGTACTGGCAAAAGAGGATAAAACAGGATGTGGCCTGAATTGTACTCACTTCTACTTCCTGGAGACAGGCCACCATGGAATCCGCAGGAaatgagcaggaaaaaaaaggagaaagacaggagTTGGCTGTGAGGCCCACCCTCATACCATGAGTCCTAGGGCATCCCTGGCCTTCTTTAGCTGTGACACAAGTCTATAGGCCCAATCCCCAGCAACACCAATTGGAGGCTACTACCATGTCTTCTGCACAGGAAATCCAGAAGCTGTAAGAAATTCCCATGGTTTTGAAAGGGCAAcaaaccctagcccaaccctagcCCCACCACCAAAGCAGATGACTGTACTTCCTAGAAACTGTGTCTCTCATGCCTCTGCCCTGGGTATCTGGGAAACAGCACCAGTTTCTCCTGATGCAGTCCCTTCTTTGGCAGGCACCCCGCTGTCACCCTGCTGCCCACCCTGTGAGGGAGGTGTGAGGAAGAGCCCTCTCTCTCAAGCTGTAAGAAAGTGGGATTCCTTCCTGTCGACAGAACTCAGACCATTCATTCACACTGGGAAGGAGACAGCAGTGCCAATGGTAATGAAGTCCCTGATTATCATGGTCCAGGGAACCTGGACCTTATGGGTCATGTGAGCTAGCCCTTCATGAGTAGAAGAAGCTAGAACACTCAGGGATGGACAATTACTTGATTCAGATCACACCTTCACTGAACCAGATCTCTGATGTCCAGGATAGCTCAGTCTTCCCACTACAGCACAGGGTCTCTGAGACTGGAAGCCCTTGGAAACCTCCCCACTCTTCCATTCCATGGCCCATGGACCCTAACCTGGCCAGAGGGAGAAACCTTCCCATAGGCCCACCTCTCTTGCACAAAAGTGCCAATACTCTTAGCTTCCTCCCTTTGCCCTTTGAGGTCATCAGTTTCCAGGATACCTGGAAGAAACTCTGCCAGGTGGGTAGGAACAGCTTCTGGGATAATTATTCCTGAGAACTTGCCACCAGCCTTTTCTGCATGGGACACTGAGGAGAAACCACACATAGCTACCTGCAACCCATCCTGACCTTTGCCATACCCGAGTCAGAGATGTGAAAGAGTCAGGGTAGCATGGGCCTGGTGTTTAGCTGTTATGCCCAGGAGAAGGCATGGGGTGCTGGTATTAG encodes the following:
- the Spock2 gene encoding testican-2, whose translation is MNAPGYGRLALLLLLLAMVALAEGDAKGLKEGETPGNFMEDEQWLSSISQYSGKIKHWNRFRDEVEDDYIKSWEDNQQGDEALDTTKDPCQKMKCSRHKVCIAQGYQQAMCISRKKLEHRIKQPSLKLHGSKDSICKPCHMAQLISVCGSDGHTYSSVCKLEQQACLSSKQLAVRCEGPCPCPTEQATTSTTDGKSETCTGQDLADLGDRLRDWFQLLRENSKQNGSASSAASPAGLDKSLGTSCKDSIGWMFSKLDTSGDLFLDQTELAAINLDKYEVCIRPFFNSCDTYKDGRVSTAEWCFCFWREKPPCLAELERTQIQEAAKKKQGVFIPSCDEDGYYRKMQCDQRSGDCWCVDQLGLELTGTRMHGNPDCDDIVGFSGDFGSGVGWEDEEEKETEEAGEEAEEEEGEVGEADDGGYIW